From Denitrovibrio acetiphilus DSM 12809, the proteins below share one genomic window:
- a CDS encoding MFS transporter: MTEEYNNYKGTAFKLSSFFFLHYATLGVIFPFMGYFFKESGFSGTEIGLYMSIFPAAKFLVTNLWTLIFSKIRHKKIYIGTCILISSVSLIPLIYTTDRFIVAVIMVIFASTRTGVIPVMDSIAISMDSVIAYGRLRLFGSVGFIITSIISGIMVDNLGLSGFIWTFTGAGILAALPAIALDYSSETFTPTKRSERKLTPELIIFFTGVTVYLASYSFLYNFFNITVSEAGYSQSWAGYMWAIGVLSEIFFLYNQDKVLKLFNVKTLIALSMLLAGVRYVVTGYSDSLWMLALFSTMNGFAYGTFHLGVMRYIRLHVPQRLKLKAQGIYSGVGFGLGSITGSALSGLTYDISGLTSVWMLAFGLSTAGAVIIYFFTGRKKLSEYTV; the protein is encoded by the coding sequence ATGACCGAGGAATATAATAACTATAAGGGGACAGCTTTTAAACTGTCCTCTTTTTTCTTTTTACACTACGCAACCCTTGGGGTTATCTTCCCTTTCATGGGATATTTCTTTAAGGAGTCAGGCTTTTCCGGCACAGAGATCGGGCTTTATATGTCTATCTTTCCCGCCGCTAAATTCCTTGTAACAAACTTGTGGACACTGATTTTCTCAAAAATTCGTCATAAAAAGATTTATATCGGAACATGCATCTTAATATCCTCAGTGTCACTGATCCCCCTGATATATACTACAGACAGATTTATTGTTGCAGTGATTATGGTGATATTTGCATCAACAAGGACAGGTGTTATCCCCGTCATGGACAGCATCGCAATATCAATGGACAGCGTCATTGCCTACGGCAGGCTGAGGCTGTTTGGCTCTGTAGGCTTCATAATAACCTCTATTATCAGCGGGATAATGGTTGATAACCTTGGGCTGAGCGGGTTTATATGGACTTTCACGGGGGCGGGTATCCTCGCAGCGCTTCCGGCGATTGCTCTTGACTACTCCTCAGAAACATTCACACCGACTAAAAGGTCTGAGCGAAAACTCACACCAGAACTGATAATTTTCTTCACCGGTGTGACAGTTTATCTGGCGTCTTACAGTTTTCTTTACAACTTTTTTAACATAACAGTTTCCGAAGCCGGCTACTCTCAGAGCTGGGCGGGTTATATGTGGGCAATTGGTGTTTTATCTGAAATCTTTTTCCTGTATAATCAGGATAAAGTATTGAAGCTATTTAATGTTAAAACTCTGATAGCTCTCTCTATGCTTCTTGCCGGAGTCAGATACGTTGTAACCGGATATTCAGATTCACTATGGATGCTTGCGCTGTTCTCCACGATGAACGGCTTTGCGTACGGAACATTTCATCTGGGCGTCATGCGGTACATCCGCCTGCATGTTCCCCAGAGACTAAAGCTGAAAGCGCAGGGGATTTATTCCGGAGTCGGGTTCGGGCTAGGCTCTATAACAGGCTCGGCACTGTCAGGACTGACATACGACATAAGCGGACTTACATCTGTCTGGATGCTCGCATTCGGTCTGAGTACAGCGGGGGCAGTGATCATTTACTTCTTTACAGGCAGAAAGAAGCTGTCAGAATATACGGTATAG
- a CDS encoding endonuclease III domain-containing protein, with protein sequence MKKSDIHEVYEILEDVYRNMDEPSVTKISKQTRRDPFRVLISCLISLRTKDEVTLAASNRLFAKADTPEKMLTIPADEIAKLIYPAGFYKTKSNTITNICRILLDEYDGKVPDEIDELLKLKGVGRKTANLVVVEGYGRDAICVDTHVHRIFNRLGYVATKTPDKTEMELRKHLPIKYWIRINEILVSYGREICTPVSPHCSYCRLSDICDKVSVDRRR encoded by the coding sequence ATGAAGAAATCTGACATACACGAAGTATATGAAATACTGGAAGATGTTTACAGGAATATGGACGAACCTTCTGTAACCAAAATATCCAAACAGACCAGACGTGACCCTTTCCGGGTTCTCATAAGCTGTCTAATCTCCCTGCGTACGAAAGATGAAGTCACACTCGCCGCATCTAACAGACTCTTTGCAAAAGCAGATACGCCCGAAAAAATGCTGACTATCCCTGCGGACGAGATAGCAAAACTTATATACCCCGCAGGTTTCTATAAAACAAAATCTAATACAATCACAAATATATGCAGAATACTGCTGGACGAATACGACGGAAAAGTACCGGATGAAATTGACGAACTCCTCAAACTGAAAGGTGTGGGCAGAAAAACAGCTAATCTTGTTGTTGTGGAGGGGTACGGCAGAGACGCAATATGCGTGGACACACATGTTCACCGGATATTCAACCGGCTCGGCTATGTAGCAACCAAAACACCGGACAAAACTGAGATGGAATTACGAAAACATCTTCCAATAAAATACTGGATACGCATCAATGAGATACTGGTATCATACGGGAGAGAAATATGTACACCTGTTTCCCCCCATTGTTCATATTGCAGATTGTCAGACATTTGTGATAAAGTTTCCGTAGACCGCCGGAGGTAG
- a CDS encoding Lrp/AsnC family transcriptional regulator, translated as MRHQIDEKDKQILNLLMDNARISYADIAKAVGMKSPSVIDRIKRLEQIGVIKGYSAEIDYKILGDDINAFIGVSMDNAKHIEEFESQLKEIDPDVIDCNHVTGDYTFLISVVTKNTQSLSKLIKKIRNIPGVDKTNTILVFSTLMNRKRQV; from the coding sequence ATGCGTCACCAGATTGATGAAAAAGATAAACAGATTCTGAACCTTTTGATGGATAATGCCCGGATTTCCTATGCAGACATAGCTAAGGCAGTGGGGATGAAATCACCATCCGTCATCGACAGAATCAAACGTCTGGAGCAGATAGGTGTCATAAAAGGATACAGTGCAGAGATAGACTACAAAATACTCGGTGATGACATAAATGCATTCATTGGAGTATCCATGGACAACGCAAAACACATTGAAGAATTTGAATCACAGCTCAAAGAGATAGACCCGGACGTTATAGACTGTAATCACGTCACAGGTGACTATACATTCCTTATCAGTGTTGTCACCAAAAACACCCAGTCCCTCAGCAAACTTATAAAAAAGATACGCAACATACCGGGTGTGGATAAGACAAACACTATACTTGTCTTCTCTACCCTTATGAACAGAAAAAGACAGGTATGA
- a CDS encoding glycosyltransferase family 2 protein, which translates to MTFSVIIPVFNRTQTLKTAIESVLAQSFRDFEIIVVDDGSDKSVSSALRPYMPMIRYIRIEKNMGVSYARNIGIREAKGLYTAFLDSDDIWLPDKLSAQHEALTATKLKVCHTNEFWFRKDRFINQGAKHKRHGGMIFDKVLDFCRISPSSVVIHRDVFKTCGVFDSNMRTCEDYDLWLRICSKFEVCYLPEKHIIKRAVTNDQLSDSIKNIEYIRLVSLARFVKCKNIKPTLKVPAIKEISRKALITAGGINNF; encoded by the coding sequence ATGACATTTAGCGTAATAATACCCGTATTCAACAGAACCCAAACACTTAAAACAGCCATAGAATCAGTTCTTGCGCAGAGTTTCCGCGACTTTGAAATCATAGTTGTGGACGATGGGTCGGATAAATCTGTCAGCTCGGCTCTGCGCCCGTACATGCCGATGATCAGATACATCCGCATAGAGAAGAACATGGGCGTAAGCTATGCCCGCAACATAGGGATAAGAGAAGCAAAGGGGCTCTACACAGCGTTTCTGGACTCTGACGACATATGGCTCCCGGACAAGCTCAGTGCTCAGCATGAAGCCCTCACAGCAACGAAGCTGAAAGTCTGCCACACAAACGAGTTCTGGTTCCGAAAGGACAGGTTTATAAATCAGGGGGCAAAACATAAGAGACACGGCGGCATGATATTTGACAAAGTTCTGGACTTCTGCCGGATAAGCCCCTCTTCCGTCGTAATCCACAGAGATGTTTTCAAGACATGCGGTGTGTTTGACAGCAACATGCGCACCTGCGAGGACTACGACCTCTGGCTGAGAATATGCTCAAAATTTGAAGTCTGCTACCTGCCGGAAAAGCATATAATCAAACGTGCAGTAACGAACGATCAGCTCTCGGACAGTATAAAAAATATTGAATATATCAGGCTTGTCTCACTAGCCCGATTCGTCAAATGCAAGAATATCAAACCAACACTAAAAGTACCTGCCATAAAAGAGATATCACGCAAAGCCCTAATTACAGCGGGGGGCATTAACAATTTTTAA
- a CDS encoding LysM peptidoglycan-binding domain-containing protein, with protein MKNILIYILLAVSLAACQTEIKGPEEAMIPSVPEDSFTFSPFAHPEFKQKLDKTFDIYTVVNTSHEFRFGPHDTEYGKYDVIALVENSRFDYYVRLFTGNYRKVFQKWLDRSNEYVYILRDILRREGVPEELVYLPFTESGFNPAIRSRAGACGMWQFMKGTGKAYGLDTDFWVDERNDFEKSTVAAARHLKDLYESLGDWYLAMAAYNAGLGKVLNAIKRYNTRDYFVMSQRKYRYLKLETKDYVPKYMALRYLARNYQEYGFDTPNGQPQLFDRVTLYRQANLYVLAKIIGSDIDTLRELNPELMTPMTPPVEEYSMRIPYGKKKILEEKLEHISDAELAQFHIEFARKGHSIASYAKKYGMTASALKDINGLRHNMILRDTYLFIPIKNAYDEELNRMFVQELKRYNPKVHIVRSGDNMYQIAHKYGMSLYELMAMNRDVNPKRIRPGQSIIVSDSYYNTRTNKKSVRTYASKTKSGSYAKITHKVSYGESLWSIANQYGTTISQIKSSNKLRSNVIQPGKDLIVYNYNSSAADDGKYTVRRGDSLWEIARKFNTSVNTIKRKNNLRGNNIHPGSVLVVD; from the coding sequence ATGAAAAACATATTGATATATATACTACTGGCAGTGTCGCTGGCAGCGTGCCAAACGGAGATAAAAGGTCCCGAAGAGGCGATGATACCATCGGTTCCCGAAGACTCTTTCACATTCTCACCTTTTGCTCACCCAGAATTCAAACAAAAACTTGATAAAACATTTGATATTTACACCGTGGTTAACACAAGCCATGAGTTCCGTTTCGGACCCCACGATACAGAATACGGTAAATATGACGTTATAGCTCTTGTTGAAAACAGTCGTTTTGACTATTACGTAAGGCTTTTTACCGGTAACTATAGAAAAGTTTTTCAGAAATGGCTGGATAGATCAAATGAGTATGTATATATCCTGCGTGATATACTCCGCCGCGAAGGTGTACCGGAAGAGCTTGTGTATCTCCCCTTCACTGAAAGCGGTTTCAACCCTGCAATAAGATCCAGAGCCGGAGCATGCGGAATGTGGCAGTTCATGAAAGGAACCGGAAAAGCCTATGGTCTGGACACTGATTTCTGGGTTGACGAACGCAATGACTTTGAAAAATCCACTGTTGCCGCAGCCAGACACCTGAAGGACCTCTATGAGTCTCTGGGTGACTGGTATCTCGCCATGGCAGCCTACAACGCAGGGCTAGGTAAGGTGCTGAACGCCATAAAACGCTACAATACAAGGGACTACTTTGTCATGAGTCAGCGGAAATACCGCTACCTTAAACTCGAAACGAAAGACTATGTACCAAAATATATGGCTCTCAGATATCTGGCAAGAAACTATCAGGAATACGGTTTTGACACGCCGAACGGACAGCCTCAGCTTTTCGACCGAGTAACCCTTTATCGTCAGGCAAACCTTTACGTTCTCGCAAAGATAATAGGCTCTGACATAGATACCCTCAGGGAGCTGAATCCCGAACTGATGACTCCCATGACTCCGCCTGTGGAAGAGTATTCAATGCGTATCCCATACGGCAAAAAGAAGATTCTTGAAGAAAAACTGGAACACATCTCTGACGCCGAACTTGCACAATTCCATATAGAATTCGCACGTAAAGGTCACAGCATAGCATCTTATGCAAAAAAATACGGAATGACCGCAAGTGCACTGAAAGACATAAACGGTCTCAGACATAACATGATACTTCGCGATACTTATCTCTTCATCCCTATCAAGAACGCATATGACGAAGAGCTGAACAGAATGTTTGTTCAGGAATTGAAAAGATATAACCCGAAAGTCCATATAGTCAGAAGCGGCGACAACATGTATCAGATAGCTCATAAATACGGAATGTCACTCTACGAACTAATGGCAATGAACAGAGATGTCAACCCTAAACGTATACGCCCCGGACAGTCGATCATCGTATCTGACTCTTACTATAACACGAGGACAAACAAAAAATCCGTACGCACCTATGCCAGCAAAACAAAATCAGGCTCATACGCAAAAATAACACATAAAGTCAGCTACGGTGAAAGCCTCTGGAGCATCGCCAATCAATACGGCACTACGATATCTCAGATAAAATCCAGCAATAAACTACGCAGTAACGTTATTCAGCCCGGCAAAGACCTTATTGTCTACAACTACAACTCTTCTGCCGCTGACGATGGGAAATACACCGTACGCAGAGGGGACAGCCTCTGGGAAATCGCCAGAAAATTCAACACCAGCGTTAACACCATAAAACGTAAAAATAACCTGAGAGGAAACAATATACATCCAGGGTCGGTGCTCGTAGTAGATTAA
- the kdsA gene encoding 3-deoxy-8-phosphooctulonate synthase, translated as MLYEKIKSGMFVMAGPCVIENESVIMQIAETVKTISEELKFTYIFKSSFDKANRTSISSYRGPGLDEGLRLLQKIKDTFQLPIVTDIHEPYQADAAAEVADILQIPAFLCRQTDLLVAAAKTGKIINIKKAQFLDGNDMLYPVQKVEQSGNKQIILTERGSMFGPGRLVVDFTQIVDMKKIGYPVVMDVTHSTQRPGGGATSGGKPEYAPYIAKAAKAVGVDGFFFEVHPEPKEALSDGSNMVRLSEFKELLASTL; from the coding sequence ATGCTTTACGAAAAGATCAAATCAGGTATGTTTGTTATGGCGGGACCGTGTGTTATAGAAAATGAATCCGTAATTATGCAGATAGCAGAAACTGTCAAAACAATCAGCGAAGAACTTAAATTTACTTATATATTCAAATCATCCTTTGATAAAGCAAACAGGACATCAATCAGCTCATACAGGGGACCGGGACTGGACGAAGGGCTCAGACTCCTTCAGAAAATCAAAGATACGTTTCAGCTACCCATAGTAACTGATATCCACGAACCATATCAGGCTGACGCTGCGGCGGAAGTTGCCGATATACTTCAGATACCTGCGTTTCTGTGCAGGCAGACAGATCTGCTTGTTGCTGCTGCAAAAACAGGCAAAATCATCAATATAAAAAAGGCGCAGTTCCTTGACGGAAACGATATGCTATACCCTGTGCAGAAAGTTGAGCAGAGCGGGAACAAACAGATCATTCTCACAGAAAGAGGATCTATGTTCGGCCCGGGCAGGCTTGTTGTTGATTTCACCCAGATAGTTGATATGAAAAAAATCGGCTATCCCGTTGTTATGGATGTCACCCACTCCACACAACGTCCGGGAGGTGGAGCAACATCCGGCGGAAAACCTGAATATGCTCCTTACATCGCAAAGGCCGCAAAAGCTGTTGGTGTTGACGGATTCTTCTTTGAGGTTCATCCAGAGCCGAAAGAAGCTCTCTCTGACGGTAGTAACATGGTCAGACTATCAGAGTTCAAAGAACTTCTCGCGAGCACTCTTTAA
- the folE2 gene encoding GTP cyclohydrolase FolE2, with translation MKDIQSQSDTRNLDVDKVGIKDIRYPIVLSDKERGSQHTVALINMYVKLPHNFKGTHMSRFVEILSRHSSNIDLYTVGDILNEMQERLDSEEAYIELSFDYFMKKKAPVTGLEAVMDYKCRYFGAAGNEGRDQVMTVKVPVMTLCPCSKEISKYGAHNQRSFISISVRMKKMIWIEELIELAESCGSSPIYPLLKREDEKYVTEKSYENPAFVEDVVRNVAEKLMKEDRVTWFEVSSENLESIHNHSAYAVITRSK, from the coding sequence TTGAAAGATATCCAGAGCCAGAGTGACACAAGGAACCTTGATGTTGATAAAGTAGGCATTAAGGATATTCGTTACCCCATAGTGCTCTCAGACAAAGAGCGCGGCAGCCAACATACTGTCGCACTTATCAATATGTATGTTAAACTGCCCCACAATTTTAAAGGGACACACATGTCCCGCTTTGTGGAGATACTCAGCAGACATTCATCTAACATCGATCTCTATACTGTTGGCGATATTCTGAATGAAATGCAGGAACGCCTTGATAGTGAAGAAGCTTATATCGAGTTATCCTTTGATTATTTCATGAAGAAGAAAGCACCAGTCACCGGGCTGGAAGCTGTGATGGATTATAAATGCAGATATTTCGGTGCTGCCGGCAACGAAGGTCGTGATCAGGTCATGACTGTTAAAGTACCTGTGATGACACTGTGCCCATGCTCCAAAGAGATAAGTAAATATGGCGCACACAATCAGCGCAGTTTCATATCTATCAGTGTCCGTATGAAAAAGATGATATGGATAGAAGAACTTATAGAGCTTGCAGAGTCCTGCGGAAGCTCACCTATATACCCGCTTTTGAAGAGGGAAGACGAGAAGTATGTTACAGAGAAATCCTATGAGAATCCGGCGTTTGTCGAGGATGTTGTCCGCAATGTCGCAGAAAAACTCATGAAGGAAGACCGTGTGACCTGGTTCGAAGTTTCCAGTGAGAACCTCGAAAGTATTCATAACCACAGCGCCTATGCTGTCATTACCCGCTCAAAATAA
- a CDS encoding tetratricopeptide repeat protein codes for MYTLIISVAISTAAALGLYFLTYQIFWPLFIMVVGILGLNYFIGKKFMKKLTALFKSVEKDIQAGRVEKAVEKLKEGYPYAKWQFMVKEQIDSQIGILYYTSKSFDQAEPYLQNAFSKNWMAMSMLAASYYKKGDMAQVRRVMDKGIKGAPKEPFMYALYAWFLIEKSDKAKAVEVLSKGVAKNPVDDRLSSNLDAVKNGKKLKMQNYGNYWLQMHLGGKNPQGGQQYQQFLMNQRMKRK; via the coding sequence ATGTATACTCTCATAATATCAGTAGCAATATCAACCGCCGCCGCGCTCGGACTTTACTTCCTCACTTACCAGATTTTCTGGCCGCTATTTATAATGGTTGTGGGTATACTCGGTCTCAACTATTTCATAGGCAAAAAGTTTATGAAAAAACTCACCGCACTTTTTAAGTCTGTTGAAAAGGACATCCAAGCGGGGAGAGTTGAAAAAGCAGTTGAGAAGCTGAAAGAGGGCTACCCTTATGCAAAATGGCAGTTTATGGTTAAAGAACAGATCGACTCTCAGATAGGTATTCTTTACTATACAAGTAAATCATTTGATCAGGCAGAACCTTACCTGCAAAATGCATTTTCTAAAAACTGGATGGCAATGTCTATGCTTGCTGCGTCTTATTACAAAAAAGGTGATATGGCACAGGTCAGAAGAGTCATGGACAAAGGAATCAAAGGAGCTCCGAAAGAGCCGTTTATGTATGCGCTTTATGCATGGTTTCTCATAGAAAAAAGTGACAAGGCGAAAGCTGTTGAAGTGCTTTCAAAAGGTGTCGCAAAGAACCCCGTTGATGATAGGCTCAGTTCTAATCTTGACGCTGTTAAAAACGGCAAAAAACTTAAGATGCAAAACTATGGCAATTACTGGCTTCAGATGCACCTCGGTGGTAAAAACCCTCAGGGGGGGCAGCAGTACCAGCAGTTTCTTATGAATCAGCGGATGAAGAGAAAATAA
- a CDS encoding YraN family protein, with protein MRLLFGKKGEKKAACFLEKQGYAIVEMNYRCKFGEIDIIAEKNGVLIFVEVKTRSTDKFGLGYESVTLSKQQKLFKTAQHYMVENGEMPAQFDVISIDGDTLTHIPNAFSG; from the coding sequence ATGAGACTTCTTTTCGGGAAAAAAGGAGAGAAGAAGGCTGCCTGTTTCCTTGAAAAACAGGGCTATGCTATTGTAGAGATGAATTACCGCTGTAAATTTGGAGAGATTGACATCATAGCAGAAAAAAATGGTGTGCTCATTTTTGTTGAAGTTAAAACCAGAAGCACGGACAAGTTCGGGCTTGGGTATGAATCTGTGACACTTTCCAAACAGCAGAAATTGTTTAAAACTGCGCAGCATTATATGGTGGAAAATGGCGAAATGCCTGCTCAGTTTGATGTTATATCCATAGACGGTGATACTCTCACCCACATCCCCAACGCATTTTCAGGTTAG
- a CDS encoding ribonuclease HII, whose product MLIVGIDEVGRGCLAGPVVAGAVLLPENFSDERLVDSKKISEKKRKIMDGVVRANAIAFGIGAVSNEDIDRYGIVPCTKKAMMLALEQISVSYDKVIVDAVKLEGVKVPLEHPFKAEDKFQCVAAASIIAKVYRDALMTKLHINHPDYGWYSNKGYGAKVHIEKIKEIGLTPLHRRSFCGNFIK is encoded by the coding sequence GTGCTTATTGTTGGAATTGACGAAGTCGGGAGAGGATGTCTGGCGGGACCGGTTGTTGCCGGAGCAGTGCTTCTCCCTGAAAATTTTTCTGATGAGCGCCTTGTTGATTCTAAAAAGATATCAGAGAAAAAAAGAAAAATTATGGACGGCGTCGTACGTGCCAATGCCATTGCTTTTGGTATAGGCGCCGTCAGTAACGAAGATATAGACAGGTATGGCATTGTCCCATGTACAAAAAAAGCCATGATGCTGGCTCTGGAGCAAATTAGCGTAAGCTATGACAAGGTTATTGTGGATGCAGTGAAGCTGGAAGGTGTAAAAGTTCCGCTTGAGCATCCTTTCAAAGCTGAAGATAAATTTCAGTGTGTGGCGGCGGCTTCTATTATAGCAAAAGTTTATCGGGATGCCCTCATGACAAAGCTTCATATAAATCATCCTGATTACGGGTGGTACTCGAATAAGGGGTATGGGGCTAAAGTGCACATCGAAAAGATTAAAGAAATTGGACTTACTCCTTTACACCGACGTTCATTCTGTGGGAATTTCATCAAATGA